The Vigna angularis cultivar LongXiaoDou No.4 chromosome 9, ASM1680809v1, whole genome shotgun sequence DNA window AGTTGAGCTTGATGATTGGGAGGATGTTGCTGACATGTCTACCCCTAAACTGGAGGTTCATGACATATCTCAAAAAGTAGGTGAAGGACATGGAAGTACAACCAAAAAATATTCACGTGATTTCCTTCTGAAATTTGTAGAGCAGTGCATTGATCTTCCTGAAGGTTTTGAAATCACTGCAGACATTGGAGCTTTGATGAATGCCAATATTGGCGGCTCTCATATTTTTGAGCGTGATTCGCATCCTAATCCTGGAAGAGCTGTAGGTGGGTTGTCTCGGATGGATCGTCGTGGCGATGTGATTATGGAGGACGATAGATGGAACAGAGTTTCTGGTTCTTTTCGTGCTGGACGTGGTCCAGAAGGCACCGGAGGAAATTCAGGATTTCGATATGGTCATGGAGGCAACTTTGGTGTTTTAAGGAATCCTCGTGCACAAACACCTCTACAATACAGTGGAGGGATCCTTTTTGGGCCAATGCAATCTGGGGGAAATCAAGGTGGAAGAAATATCCCTAATGGGGAGAGATGGCAGCGATCTGCTAGCTTCCAGCAGAGGGGCTTAATTCCTTCTCCAAACCAAACTCCTTTACAAATAATGCACAAAGCTGAGAATAAGTACGAAGTGGGTAAAGTGACAGATGTGGAAGAGGTAAAACAAAGGCAGTTGAAAGCTATCTTAAACAAACTAACACCACAAAATTTTGACAAACTCTTTGAAAAGGTGAAAGAAGTTAATATTGACAATGCAATCACCCTCATCGGTGTCATTTCACAAATATTTGAGAAAGCTCTTATGGAACCTACCTTTTGTGAAATGTATGCCAACTTTTGTTTACATTTGGCTTCTGAGTTGCCTGATTTTAGTGAGGACAAcgaaaaaataacttttaaaaggTTATTATTGAACAAGTGCCAAGAGGAATTTGAGAGGGGTgaaagggaagaagaagaagcaaataAGGCTGATGAGGGTGAGGTTAAGCAGTCTACTGAGGAAAGGGGAGAAAGAAGAGTTAAGGCAAGAAGACGAATGTTGGGAAACATTAGATTGATTGGAGAACTatataagaagaaaatgttGACAGAGAGGATAATGCATGAGTGTATCAAGAAGTTACTGGGTCAATATCAAGATCCAGATGAAGAAAACATTGAAGCTTTGTGCAAGCTAATGAGTACTATTGGGGAGATGATTGACCATCCAAAAGCCAAGGAACATATGGATGCATATTTTGAAAGGATGAAGTTATTATCAATCAACATGAATTTATCTTCTAGGGTgaggttcatgttgaaggatgCCATTGATTTGAGAAAGAATAAATGGCAACAAAGGAGGAAAGTAGAAGGTCCCAAAAAGATTGACGAGGTACATAGGGATGCTGCTCAGGAAAGGCAATCCCATGCTGGTAGGTCAAATCGTGGTCCTGGTAACAATCAATCAAGTAGAAGGAATCCCATTGATTTTAGTCCAAGAGTGTCGTCTTCTAATTCTCAAATGGGTGGATTATGTGGTCTTCCAACTCAAGCACGTGGCTATGGTGGCTCTCAGGATGCTCAATTTGAAGAACAACAATCTTATGAAGCTAAGACTTTGTCAGTTCCTTTGCCTCAAAGATCTTTAGGAGATGATTCTATAACCTTGGTACCTCAAGGTGGTCTTGCTAGGGGAATGTCTATGAGAGGATCAACCACAATTTCCAATCTTCCAATATCTGATGTGGTTCCTGTGCCTAGAGACCCTCATATAATGACTGCAGGTCTTAATGGTCAGAGTAATTCATCAGAGCGCACACAATATAACTCAATGGAGGATCTTGGGTCAAGACGTGGTACTAACAGGTCTTTAGGTCCATCTACTCATGATCAATCAATTGCCCCTGAGCATAATGTAAACCATGGTAACAGAAACTTGAAGAGTGTTTCACCTGCTGCTCAATTGCAAGGATCCATAATCTCTCAGAATTCTTATTCAGATAAGATTGTGTCAGAAGAACTGAGAGACATGTCCTTGTCAGCCATAAGAGAATACtacaggttttttttttcttttcacttttttctcTACAGCACGTTTTTTCTCCTAGTTACAACTTCTGTGGCCAGTTATATTCTTTTTGGGAAgcttaaacaaacaaattactGCACACATACGATCTAGGTAAAACCATTTTATATTAGAAATGTTCAATTTTTCCTGGTGggaatcttttttttcttattttttttaatgtgtcttgtttttcaaatataaatatggcAGGTTGACCTACATCTAAACATGAtctcttatttatataaaaatataaatgtgttTGGATGACATAGGTATTGGTCTCATAGGTGGGTAAACCCGACAACTGAACCGCAGTATAACTTGCCTAGGTGGTAAGTTCAATCATCTAAACCACTCCACCATTTACAGGTTCACCTAGTAGGTTCAACCCAACCCACTTTTTCAACCCTATATGTATCcaacttacaattttttttgcatACATATAGACATTATCTCATAATGGtaccaaaattttatttttctattcattgGAGGATTGAACTTTTAATACTTAAATTAAATGACTCCTGAACAATATCATAGGAGCAGTTGGAGCGGTGTTGAAATATTGTCCTATATTTGTGTTGGATTTAGAAAGGAGGTTATGTGAAGTTTCTTTTTACAGCTATATCAAATTCATGaatctttgttttttgttaCAACTTGGTAATGACGAATTTTTATGCTATGTGTATTGTATTCCATTGGCCAAATTacatatgttaatttttttccttcagTTTTTGAATTTATACTTGTGAATTTAATTCCCACTGATCTCATCATTTAATGATCTTAATAAAACTTATGCAATTTTCAGTGCTAGAGATGAGAAAGAACTTGTTTTGTGTATCAAAGATTTGAACTCTCCAAGCTTTTATCCTTCTATGGTTTCTCTCTGGGTCACAGATTCATTTGAGAGAAAGGACACAGAAAGAGATCTTCTTGCCAAACTACTTATCAACCTAGTGAAATCTCAACATCACACCTTGAGTCAAGTCCAACTCATCAAAGGGTAAGATTGATTTAACCATAGTAGGGAAAATCCATTTATTATGAAGGCAACTATCAATTGATTCCTTTGTATGTTGGCTAGGTTTGAATCTGTTCTCTGTACATTGGAGGATGTCGTTAATGATGCCCCTAGAGCAGCTGAGTTTCTTGGCCGAATTTTTGCTAAAGTCATAATAGAGAGAGTAGCTACTTTTACTGAGATTGCACAATTAATACATGATGGTGGAGAAGAGCCTGGTAGTCTCTTAGAAATTGGACTTGCAGGTGATGTTCTTGGAAGCACGTTGGAggtaattcaaaatgaaaagggtGACGTGCTTCTAAATGAGATTCTTTCAGGAAGCTCTAATTTCCAATTGAAAACTTTCCAGCCACCTAATGCTAAAATATCAAGGAAGTtggaaaaatttatttagatagTAGTTATGCTTATTGAATGTCTTTTTGTGTAGAAGGGAAAATTGTTTTGACTAGTGTTTTTTTGGGTACTCAATTTGCAGAGAATGGTTTCTCTGTGGAATGGGTGaatagagttttttttatatgggattctttatttttatattctttttccaTCATCTTTACTACAATTGTAAGACGTTCATTTAATCATAAGAAATTCTAGGTatagtcatttttttttttttacatatttctttatataaaaggTTCGATGAACCTCaacaatattattttcacaTCATTTCTAGTTGTATTTCATTAatgtttagaaaataaaaaactgtaTAATCTTAGTTGGTAATATAGATTTGCTGGGATCGAAAGCAAAAAATTCATCCTGTTCTTATATTTATTGcctaactttttaatttttattatctccCAAAATTATCCATAATGaacaataaaagttaaaaatgtttttactGTAATTATAATGTCGGATAAAAggtaaattagttttaataactattttttagatattttagtacagttgtattttttatagtaataatcattatatcaaaatattttattttttattgttacgACAAAGCTACGAGCAGtcaaaaatgataataaatataattagaaatttgCGAGCATTCAATCGTGATGCtccagaaaaatataaataatgtgatttcattcatttaattttttatttcttataaaataaagaatatttttaaattattcttaattaaagTCATGAATAACTTTGGCAAAAAACAAATAGACATAAAACATTAGTGTTGTCTTGAAGATATAACACTTTAGCAATGAAGTAATGCAATGAGtatataactttatatataattttgctTTTTTCCTTATGGTAGTTTGCATATCACATCATAGTctgaaaataaatgaattaaagaTACGAATGTAAAGATgagtgtattaaaatattacaccAAAAAAATCATTAGCACATAACAGATTGATATAAAGGACAAGATGCACTATTTCTTATAGAATATCCCTTTCATAATGAGGTAGTCATACTGCATCTTTACACATacattttctatttcaaaatgCGCctgaattttaaaatcattttatatctCCTCTGTGAAAAATTTTGGATCTATTAAATGATTTCTGAAAGTTTGTCTCcacaaatattttgtaatagTGTAATTTTCACTCcctttcaattttaatttatgattttgtttttgtcaaCAGATTTTCAAACATAAGATAAaacatcacaataaaaaaatgaaacatcaaaataaaaaaaattatatatataaattagtcaTATCTTTATATAATGTGACTTGTGAAATTAACATAACCAGAATAAGAAATATGGGATGGACTAGAGAAtgattttttaaagaaaaagtcaactaaaatattattaccaCTCAAAATGAAAATCTAAACATATTTGTGTGAGAAAAATATGTTGAAGACTTTATGAAATTGAGAAACATATTATTAAAGGAATAATCATTCATGATAAACAAGAACAGATGGACCTACAGATGCATAAATATAGATGAAAAGATCATGAGACTCAGTTTCTACagcaaaaccaaaagaaaaaagggaAAGACAAGGAAAAGCTTTTGAAGATGCTCAAAAGGGAGAAGTACCTTTTGGTGATCTTTGTGatatttcttccttttttctttgCTTGTGTTGATGGTAAGTACTTTGTGCTGGTGCATGGAGCTTTTCATGGTGCATGGTGTTGGTATAAGGTGGCTGATCAACTGAAATCAGAAGGTCAGAATGTGACAACTCTAGATATGGCAGCATGTGGTGTGAATCCAAAGCAGACTGAAGAAGTTGATTCAGTTTCAGAATACCATAAGCCTCTGATCACATTCTTGGCCTCTCTTCCTCCACAGGAAAAGGTCATTCTTGTAGGTCATAGTCTTGGAGGGCTATCAGTATCCATTGCCATGGAAAAATACCCTCAGAAAATCTCTGTTGCAGTTTTCATCACTGCAGCTGTTGTCACTCACAACCTCACCTACCTTGCTTTTCTTCAAGAGGTATTGCTCTCACTAGTCACacattttcaattatatatgtgtgtgtgtgtttcatTTCTATCtacaaaagaaattataattatgaaatcATACAATTTGGGGAATCTATGTGTTAATCATGTAGGCAAATAGAAGATTGGGAAATGATTTGGTGGAACAATACTTCATATTGGATGGAAACAAAGCTCCAATCCTCTCATCAACTGGAGTTGAATTTTTTAGATCAAGATTGTACCAACTATCAACAACCGAGGTAAAcatattcaatttaatatttctttgaCAGAGAATCATTCAAGCAATTGAAAAGTTAACGAatgatatatttgaaaaattgactcCGTATAATCTTGTTTAAGAGGTTTTTAGACTATTCAGTAGTTACATGTAGGAGACTATAAGTACGTTAAGACTAGATGACTAGTCTTATATTGTCTACTAAAACATGTATAGTTTGTTTGTATCGTATAGTGGTTATAGTTGTATAAATGCTcacaaaatcataaataaaattttctatgaCGTGTTGACACACagtttttaagaatttatctgcagtgtattgcgcaagtcttTCAAAATACAATAGTTATTCAATTCTATTTGAAAAGTATTGTTTCACGTGTTATAAGACTCTAGCCTTTGTATTGGGTTTTTTCTATGGtgtgttttttcttcttgttcatTTGTTTACCTTCTATCAGTTTCAGAGTTTCAGCATTTATAGTTCTCCTTTATTTTTACAAACTGGTTTTGTGGAGtttagttaagtttaaaattaacgTATCAAAATTATTAGAGCTTACACGATTTTATGAGGTTGAATTAGACGGCATGATTTGATTGTGTAAACTTTATCTTTTGTGTATACAATGCATGGTTCCATTAGAAGTGAAAAGTCTGTTTACATATTATGCAGGATCTAACACTTGCAGTATCTGTGGTGAGACCTTTACCTCCCTTTATgagtgatgtaaaattattGGAAAAACAAAGTGCAGTAAGCAAGAAGAGGAATGGAAGGGTTTCTAAAGTGTTCATAATTGCTGAAAAAGATAATTTGATACCAAAGGACTTTCAAAGGTGGATAATTCAGAACACTGGTCCATTTGCTGATGTCAAAAAGATAAAGAATTCAGACCATATGGTCATGTTTTCCAAACCCAAAGAGCTTGCTTTAGAACTGTTAAAGATTGCTTACAAATATTAACTTCAATAATATGGTAATGTGATGTGCATCATAGAATAAAGACATGTTCATTGGAccattatcataaaaatatgtaccaatgttaactttttttagtaCACCAACATCCAAACCTCGTATTCGTGATAAATAAAGATGTTTTTTATGATTTGAGCTACCATATTATAACTCGAAAATTTAATGCAAAAGGTACTCCAATTAATTGCACAAAGTTTATCCACACATATTTTGTTTGTAgcttttattgtattgtactCCAAttcttttctgtaattttaatcccaatattttagataaatgaaattttagtttatttcttaattttgttcATATAGTATTTCGTTTATCTGGATTGAATCCTAGATctgataaacaaaaatatatatttaagtgcTTAAAATGCTAAAACACAAAAGAACCTTAGCAAAATTGAAGATCAAATCATAATTACAGACTTTCTAAAATAAGaacattaaaaattacaaaaaaaagaataaaaacatcaaaatctcaaattaaaaattaatgaaaaaccGAAACTACAATTTCACCACATCTTTCTATAATGTGACGTATCAGTTAACATAcaattcttttttgttttaaaaagttaataaaaactTCATTACTTGTCAAAAGAAAAGTCTATACTTTTGTATAAGAAAAGTCTATACTTTTGTATgagaaaaatatgttaaaagtcTTTATGAAAATGGCAGTAACTTGGTGAGAGAGAGAAGTGAAACTTCATCAGAATCAGAGACAAAATCACCTTCAGTTCTATCATGGCTAAGTGCTGTCCAATTTagaataaatacattttattcaaatctCCTTATATCAACTAGATAAAGAATGTTCTATATCTTGCAAATTCATCACCCATAATCAGTGCATACACTAAATTAGAAaggttaaataataaataataaggaTAACCTTTAATCCTTGGTTCTTTTATTAATCTTCAACTTACTAAATAGAATAATctttcattatattttcatttaatattctataaaatattttagaaaattagtaAGGGAatagataagataaaatatactATTGTATTTACCAATACCCTCAACCATAGTTGAAGTTTTCTTAtcacataaatttaatttatttttaatatatagttgGCGAAATTATTATGTTAGAgaacagaaagaaaagaaaaaataggcACATAatcactttcttctttcttcttctctgttTTTTCTTTGAAGAGAAACAtcataagaaaaagaaacagtgaaagtgaaagaagaagaaggaaaagaaaaggaaagaaagtgGTTACGATTTCCCTAATGTAATGCATCATAAGAAATCCGAACTTCAGATCGGAAAAGAAAGCACCGGCGTCTCTTCCGATTTCAACCCGCTCCGCCACCACcccaaccaccaccaccaccaccctatCCCCAACCTCAACCTCCAAACCCAAACCTCAACAGTCCCCTATAAAAGACCCTCCCTCTGCAAATCCCCAATCCTCAACAGATTTCCAAAACCGTGCCGCGCCACCGTTCCCTCCGCCGCCGCCACCACCTGGGTGTCCTCCGTCGTCTCCCTCCGTTGCCGCCTACGCCTCTTAATCTTCTTCTCCCTACCCTTCTTCTACTTCCTTGTCTCCCACCCTACAAACTCCTTCATCCTTGATTTCCTCGCCGCGTTCTTCTTCTCCGCCGCGCTCTTCTTCTCGGTCAGCCTCGCCCTGCCGCGAATCCCCTCCATCCGCTTCTTCCTCAAGCCCGAGGCCCGGCCCGCGCTGAAGTTACCCGTGTTCTGGGCCCGCCCGGCCCAGCCCGAGTTTCAATTCTGCGTGGTTGCGTACCCGAACGGCGACGTTTACGAGGGGGAGTTCAGAAGAGGGAAGTGTTGTGGGAGTGGGGTTTACTACTACAGCATGAGTGGGAGGTATGAGGGGGATTGGGTGGAGGGGAAGTACGATGGGTTTGGGGTGGAGACGTGGGCGAAGGGGAGTAGGTACCGGGGGCAGTACCGCCAGGGTCTTCGGCACGGGTTCGGGGTGTACCGGTTTTACACCGGCGATGTTTATGCCGGGGAGTGGGCCAGTGGGCAGAGTCACGGCTGTGGGGTGCACACGTGCGAGGATGGCAGCAGGTACGTGGGGGAGTTCAAGTGGGGCGTCAAGCATGGCCTTGGACACTATCATTTTAGGTATGGAAATGGTTGGCGAGGGTGGGGGTGGGGGAGGAAAAGAGTGTGTCTATGTTTGTGTTGAAGTGTTTAATTGAAGTGTTTAATGGAAGTGACGCTCTTTACGGTTTATAATTGGTTTTTTGTATTCTGAAAGTTCGAGATAGTAAAATTGGGTACGAGGTTGGTTTAATTGTTGCTGACTGGGGTTTGTTTGGTTTTGTGCTTTGTCTTTGGTTCTTTAGCTTTGTGGATTATGGGAATTTCTTACTTATGGACCATGTTTTGGTGGCCGTGTTATGTTTGGTTTCTTTTATTGATTGTGTATTAATTGAATACCTCTTTGTTTTCGATTTGTTGTGTGTATATCTAAAGCTTTTGAGTTACTTTGGCAAGATGTTGGGCTTGATTTGGTAATGTACTTTGTCGTCTGTTTTGTTGTAGGCTTGCGGCAATTTCTTCAGACTTAACCTTTTGCTGCTTTCATGGGTTGtcttaggttttattttataaaaaatgaaagttgGATTACCATCAATATACTTTTACAGTGCAAAGCATTTGCATAGAGGATGAACATATACAATTTGCTTCAGCAATGGCTTCTGTTTTGTCTAAAATAAGTCGTAGGCATCTAAAATTTACTTGGTTCGGTTGTGTACCTATTGGTAGCAATTATGGAGCGTAATATGTAATGCAGATATTGCAAAGCAATTGCTTTGAGGTGTTTTAGGATGTTAATTTCTATTGTATCTTTTTCCTGGAATAAACCAAGAGGTAAATAGACCTAGTATCAATAACATGTAACGGTAATAATGATAGTTTATTTCACCTGCATTGGCATTTGGCTGCCAATTGTCTAGATGTGTGGAAATAAATAAGTGGGAGTTTAATATTGAAATCAAAGATTAGATGAAGCAAGCATGAAGTTGGCTAAATTGCTTTAAATAGATGGCATGAGACTGATACCCTTGGTCCAAAAGCACCTGTATCCACTTCCACCTGCCACCCGGGTGGGGCCTCACTCAAggggaaagaagaaggaaggaaGAGGGAGCTAAAAAGGAAACACCACTTCTTTGTGAAAGTAAAACTAAATCACTATATTATAGAAAGCCACATTCATTAGTGGTGTCTAACTACTGATCTTATATAAATCATCAGTCTGAAAATGCTTCCCTCTTATCCTACAACATTTTGAGTTTTAATGGGGGATATGGATCATGAAGTAGGTAAAACAAGCATGCTTCTGTATTTGTGGATGAGTAAAACCTAAATATATTAGAAGGGTTTCAGTAATGAAATTGGATTGGTGGATAATATCACATGTGATAATTCATGTATTTGTTATCTTCTACGAGTTTGAGTAAAATAGTAAACATTTTCCCTAGGAAAAGTAAAAGGGAAAGGAGGCAGACATAAAGctttttatgatattgtttgaGTTCATTTTCATTATCTTAGTGAATAATCTATTATGTCCTTCTGTAGAAGAAAGACCAATTCAAGGGGAGATTGGAAAACCATTTTGAGGGAATACATTATTTCCTTATGACTTTATATTCCTATTTGATTCATTTGAATGAAAGATCATATAATTGTCTATGAAGTCGACAAAAAGTATGAAATCTAAAATGCAGAAAACACTGAACTTTAAAGTGTAAACATTATTTGTATGTATTCATGTTCTTAGGACTTATCTTTGTTATTGCTACTTTCAGTTTACAAGAAAGAGGTATCTGCTCCCAAGGATAGAATCAGTTTCAAAGGTGCTTTATACCtctaaaactttaaaacaatagGGTGTTCCATTATAATTACGTGGCATGTGTTTTCAAGGACACAGTCTCAAGTTCCTTTGCAAGAAGCTAATTCCACAACATGGCCTTGTGATCACATAGCAATAATTCCAACCATTTGAATGTCATGTAGTTTAACTTTGCAAGCTTCTACAAGTATGgtgtcttttcttcttctctccatcTCCCTATTTATTCCACTGAAGGAAACCAGTccgtaaaaaacaaaaagagtatTTGTTCTCTGATCAGAACTAATATCTTAGGCATGCAGTTAACGAAATTTGGTGCTCCATCCTGGATGCTTGACCTTGAATATGGGTTCCTCTCTTTTAAGTATCATTGGtgttattaaattgaatttgatgGGACTTTattctgtttctttttctttgcttaCTGGTaatagtatttttcttttgttgtaactaattatttttgttatcagAAATGGAGATACATATGCTGGTGAATACTTTGCGGATAAGATGCATGGATATGGGGTATATAGTTTTGCAAATGGCCATTGTTATGAAGGATCCTGGCATGAAGGCAAAAGGCAAGGAATTGGAATGTATGCATTTAGAAATGGAGAAACCCAGTCTGGTCACTGGCAAAATGGAGTCATTGACACTCCCAGCTCACAGAGTGCCACCTATCCTATTTCTCCTGTTGGTGTCAATCATTCCAGAGTACTAAATGCAGTGCAGGTACACTCTACATTTGTGACTTAGTTTAccttaatttattgtttaatgtTCTTTCCCGCTTATCATTAAAGGAAAAAAGACTTTGGCCTAGAATTAACAGTATGGATGATTACATTTTGTCATTGATGctttactattttattacaATGGCAAATGATGTATCAATCTTCTATGAGTACATTGCATTATCATCTTTTGAGAGATGCTTACACTGCATTCCCTTCTCTTGAGCATCTTAATaactttcaatataaaaaaactctCAAACAATTGTGAACAA harbors:
- the LOC108347600 gene encoding eukaryotic translation initiation factor 4G isoform X2, coding for MSFNQSKVEKNDVVYRRNGRSSTFNQQRGSYGKAAGDGGGIAPSNNSLSTARSFNKKSNNAQGGQSRLNPSQGNSTESNNASAARNISNGIHGQSHLHGAPDGPITKSSESSAGHKSTGIVPKAETATLPPLISDPVLPTSLAKGDDESKAFPFQFGSIVPGVINGMAIPARTCSAPPSFDKQKPDQALDDPDKSVSSDPIPPVPKQQKSHEKDAGVNEQSNVEIKDNKDSEVSILTSAPLQFGGANPQIQSHGMTTTSIQMPIPMPLPIGNATQVQQPVFIPGLQPHPMHPQGIMHQGQNISYSPQMGNQLGNMGIGIGCQYPQQKGGKFASPRKTTHVKITHPETHEELRLDKRMDAFSNGGSSCVRPHPNIPSQSQPVKSFPASHPVNYFPSNSYNTNSPYYPPNSLPLTGSPMTPNCQPTTFNFPLHHGPQGVSFMNSSSHGSSPTNKTSTPAGITSMTIKPNGTTSIVDSSLSNSCIADVQNGESPGSTISCDVSSSVLQKGSETCSEVSPQQSKFSSDFVTNVSNNEGGRESLAISNSLKDKKPGKKDQITQNQVSVLSPTMDSIRSGVVDQNISDIGVPDALGTKKNYSAAITIEDLPGSDTISTGVEVETNGSVEASAYVSVEGCGAQTIDKVHNQMPDKTYKLVEGNFGSSDLQSTDLPKTTLKHFKNDSENVDVESGTKDRPIIEPNKVKNQSKGKKKRREILQKADAAGSTSDLYNAYKGPGEKRGVLSSESKESVTSPLSLKQFDVGQSDIKASEKCDHNKVELDDWEDVADMSTPKLEVHDISQKVGEGHGSTTKKYSRDFLLKFVEQCIDLPEGFEITADIGALMNANIGGSHIFERDSHPNPGRAVGGLSRMDRRGDVIMEDDRWNRVSGSFRAGRGPEGTGGNSGFRYGHGGNFGVLRNPRAQTPLQYSGGILFGPMQSGGNQGGRNIPNGERWQRSASFQQRGLIPSPNQTPLQIMHKAENKYEVGKVTDVEEVKQRQLKAILNKLTPQNFDKLFEKVKEVNIDNAITLIGVISQIFEKALMEPTFCEMYANFCLHLASELPDFSEDNEKITFKRLLLNKCQEEFERGEREEEEANKADEGEVKQSTEERGERRVKARRRMLGNIRLIGELYKKKMLTERIMHECIKKLLGQYQDPDEENIEALCKLMSTIGEMIDHPKAKEHMDAYFERMKLLSINMNLSSRVRFMLKDAIDLRKNKWQQRRKVEGPKKIDEVHRDAAQERQSHAGRSNRGPGNNQSSRRNPIDFSPRVSSSNSQMGGLCGLPTQARGYGGSQDAQFEEQQSYEAKTLSVPLPQRSLGDDSITLVPQGGLARGMSMRGSTTISNLPISDVVPVPRDPHIMTAGLNGQSNSSERTQYNSMEDLGSRRGTNRSLGPSTHDQSIAPEHNVNHGNRNLKSVSPAAQLQGSIISQNSYSDKIVSEELRDMSLSAIREYYSARDEKELVLCIKDLNSPSFYPSMVSLWVTDSFERKDTERDLLAKLLINLVKSQHHTLSQVQLIKGFESVLCTLEDVVNDAPRAAEFLGRIFAKVIIERVATFTEIAQLIHDGGEEPGSLLEIGLAGDVLGSTLEVIQNEKGDVLLNEILSGSSNFQLKTFQPPNAKISRKLEKFI
- the LOC108347600 gene encoding eukaryotic translation initiation factor 4G isoform X1, with translation MSFNQSKVEKNDVVYRRNGRSSTFNQQRGSYGKAAGDGGGIAPSNNSLSTARSFNKKSNNAQGGQSRLNPSQGNSTESNNASAARNISNGIHGQSHLHGAPDGPITKSSESSAGHKSTGIVPKAETATLPPLISDPVLPTSLAKGDDESKAFPFQFGSIVPGVINGMAIPARTCSAPPSFDKQKPDQALDDPDKSVSSDPIPPVPKQQKSHEKDAGVNEQSNVEIKDNKDSEVSILTSVNHMSKPFVAPVTGISVSTSYHQSQAPLQFGGANPQIQSHGMTTTSIQMPIPMPLPIGNATQVQQPVFIPGLQPHPMHPQGIMHQGQNISYSPQMGNQLGNMGIGIGCQYPQQKGGKFASPRKTTHVKITHPETHEELRLDKRMDAFSNGGSSCVRPHPNIPSQSQPVKSFPASHPVNYFPSNSYNTNSPYYPPNSLPLTGSPMTPNCQPTTFNFPLHHGPQGVSFMNSSSHGSSPTNKTSTPAGITSMTIKPNGTTSIVDSSLSNSCIADVQNGESPGSTISCDVSSSVLQKGSETCSEVSPQQSKFSSDFVTNVSNNEGGRESLAISNSLKDKKPGKKDQITQNQVSVLSPTMDSIRSGVVDQNISDIGVPDALGTKKNYSAAITIEDLPGSDTISTGVEVETNGSVEASAYVSVEGCGAQTIDKVHNQMPDKTYKLVEGNFGSSDLQSTDLPKTTLKHFKNDSENVDVESGTKDRPIIEPNKVKNQSKGKKKRREILQKADAAGSTSDLYNAYKGPGEKRGVLSSESKESVTSPLSLKQFDVGQSDIKASEKCDHNKVELDDWEDVADMSTPKLEVHDISQKVGEGHGSTTKKYSRDFLLKFVEQCIDLPEGFEITADIGALMNANIGGSHIFERDSHPNPGRAVGGLSRMDRRGDVIMEDDRWNRVSGSFRAGRGPEGTGGNSGFRYGHGGNFGVLRNPRAQTPLQYSGGILFGPMQSGGNQGGRNIPNGERWQRSASFQQRGLIPSPNQTPLQIMHKAENKYEVGKVTDVEEVKQRQLKAILNKLTPQNFDKLFEKVKEVNIDNAITLIGVISQIFEKALMEPTFCEMYANFCLHLASELPDFSEDNEKITFKRLLLNKCQEEFERGEREEEEANKADEGEVKQSTEERGERRVKARRRMLGNIRLIGELYKKKMLTERIMHECIKKLLGQYQDPDEENIEALCKLMSTIGEMIDHPKAKEHMDAYFERMKLLSINMNLSSRVRFMLKDAIDLRKNKWQQRRKVEGPKKIDEVHRDAAQERQSHAGRSNRGPGNNQSSRRNPIDFSPRVSSSNSQMGGLCGLPTQARGYGGSQDAQFEEQQSYEAKTLSVPLPQRSLGDDSITLVPQGGLARGMSMRGSTTISNLPISDVVPVPRDPHIMTAGLNGQSNSSERTQYNSMEDLGSRRGTNRSLGPSTHDQSIAPEHNVNHGNRNLKSVSPAAQLQGSIISQNSYSDKIVSEELRDMSLSAIREYYSARDEKELVLCIKDLNSPSFYPSMVSLWVTDSFERKDTERDLLAKLLINLVKSQHHTLSQVQLIKGFESVLCTLEDVVNDAPRAAEFLGRIFAKVIIERVATFTEIAQLIHDGGEEPGSLLEIGLAGDVLGSTLEVIQNEKGDVLLNEILSGSSNFQLKTFQPPNAKISRKLEKFI